The Sagittula sp. P11 genome window below encodes:
- a CDS encoding feruloyl-CoA synthase — MTTTPREVSFWTPRLTVVRRADGTILLAQEEPLGAYPDHMGQRFAHWAQEAPDRIWMAEKSGDGWDTLSYGEAWARIRAIGEALARRGLTQDTPVLILSGNSIAHALMALGAQHVGVPSAALAPAYALTGGDYAKLRDIAAQISPGLIFADDAGPYADAITTVFGAEVPVASLTGTVEGRETLSFDDLTLTPLTDAEATAAAAVTPDTVAKFLFTSGTTGSPKAVIQTQRMLCANQQMVQQCFTFMKDTPPVVVDWAPWNHTASGNKVFNMVIYNGGTYYIDDGRPTPKAIHKTIETLHDISPTWYFNVPLGYQMLLDAFETDAKLRETFFRRIQMLFYAGAGMSQPVWDRLTRVCDQMVPGGVLLTSGFGATETGPFSVINTARQKKSGNLGLPAHGVTLKLVPQGDKLEARVKSPSITPGYWKNAALTEEAFDEEGFYRFGDAFRFADPADPSQGLLFDGRLAENFKLASGTWVAVGPLRAKLTDDLGGLASDVVIAGEGHTELGALVVPNRAALREIAGEDLDGEELLSHPEVRRRTADRLAAHARAATGSASRVLRLMYMSVPLDFDKGEVTDKGSINQRAVLRHRADLVEALWSEDPRVIHVTKG; from the coding sequence ATGACCACAACACCGCGAGAGGTGTCCTTCTGGACACCGCGCCTGACCGTCGTCCGCCGCGCGGACGGCACCATCCTGCTGGCACAGGAAGAGCCGCTGGGCGCCTATCCCGACCACATGGGCCAGCGCTTCGCCCACTGGGCGCAAGAGGCACCCGACCGCATCTGGATGGCCGAGAAATCCGGCGACGGCTGGGACACGCTCTCCTACGGCGAAGCCTGGGCCAGGATCCGCGCCATCGGCGAGGCGCTCGCCCGCCGCGGCCTGACGCAGGACACCCCGGTGCTGATCCTCTCCGGCAACTCCATCGCCCATGCGCTCATGGCGCTCGGCGCGCAGCACGTGGGCGTGCCCTCCGCCGCCCTCGCCCCCGCCTACGCGCTGACCGGCGGCGACTACGCCAAGCTGCGCGACATCGCCGCCCAGATCTCGCCCGGTCTGATCTTCGCCGACGACGCGGGCCCCTACGCCGACGCGATCACGACGGTCTTCGGCGCGGAGGTGCCCGTGGCCTCCCTGACCGGCACGGTGGAGGGGCGCGAGACGCTGTCCTTCGACGACCTGACGCTGACACCCCTGACCGACGCGGAGGCCACGGCCGCCGCCGCCGTCACCCCCGACACCGTGGCGAAGTTCCTTTTCACCTCGGGCACCACAGGCTCGCCCAAGGCGGTGATCCAGACCCAGCGGATGCTCTGCGCCAACCAGCAGATGGTGCAGCAGTGCTTCACCTTCATGAAGGACACGCCCCCCGTGGTCGTCGACTGGGCGCCGTGGAACCACACTGCCTCGGGGAACAAGGTCTTCAACATGGTGATCTACAACGGCGGCACCTACTACATCGACGACGGCCGCCCGACGCCGAAAGCCATCCACAAGACCATCGAGACACTGCACGACATCTCGCCCACATGGTACTTCAACGTGCCGCTGGGCTACCAGATGCTGCTCGACGCCTTCGAGACCGACGCGAAGCTGCGCGAGACCTTCTTCAGGCGCATCCAGATGCTGTTCTACGCGGGCGCGGGCATGTCCCAGCCGGTCTGGGACCGCCTCACCCGGGTCTGCGATCAGATGGTGCCGGGCGGCGTGCTGCTGACCTCCGGCTTCGGCGCGACGGAAACCGGCCCCTTCTCGGTCATCAACACCGCCCGGCAGAAGAAATCCGGCAACCTCGGCCTGCCCGCCCATGGCGTGACGCTGAAACTCGTGCCGCAGGGCGACAAGCTGGAGGCGCGGGTGAAAAGCCCCTCGATCACCCCCGGCTACTGGAAAAACGCGGCGCTGACCGAAGAGGCCTTCGACGAGGAAGGCTTCTACCGCTTCGGCGACGCCTTCCGCTTCGCCGATCCGGCCGACCCCTCTCAGGGTCTGCTCTTCGACGGACGGCTCGCCGAGAACTTCAAGCTCGCCTCCGGCACATGGGTCGCCGTCGGCCCGCTGCGGGCGAAACTGACCGACGACCTCGGCGGCCTCGCCTCCGACGTGGTGATCGCCGGCGAAGGCCATACCGAGCTCGGCGCCCTTGTCGTGCCGAACCGCGCCGCCCTGCGCGAGATCGCGGGCGAAGACCTCGACGGCGAGGAACTCCTGTCCCATCCGGAGGTCCGCAGACGCACCGCAGACCGCCTCGCCGCCCACGCGCGGGCCGCCACCGGCTCCGCGTCCCGCGTCCTGCGGCTGATGTACATGTCCGTGCCGCTCGACTTCGACAAGGGCGAGGTCACCGACAAGGGCTCGATCAACCAGCGCGCCGTGCTGCGCCACCGCGCCGACCTGGTGGAGGCGCTGTGGTCCGAGGACCCGCGCGTCATCCACGTCACCAAAGGCTGA
- a CDS encoding cobyric acid synthase, with the protein MTRALMLQGAGSNVGKSVLVAGLCRAALRRGLSVAPFKPQNMSNNAAVTVDGGEIGRAQALQARACGLEPHTDMNPVLLKPETDVGSQVVVQGKRLATVRAREYAALKPQLLGHVTESFKRLKARHDLVIVEGAGSPAEVNLRAGDIANMGFAEAAGLPVVLIGDIDRGGVIAQVVGTQAVLSPADNARIVGFLINKFRGDPSLFDDGYALIEARTGWRGFGTAPWFAHAWKLPAEDALDIRAPERRTGLHIVCLRLSRIANFDDMDPLAQEPGVRLTMLGHGEPIPGDADLVVLPGSKSTRGDLAFLRDQGWDIDLAAHHRRGGHVLGICGGFQMLGRSVADPDGIEGAAGETAGLELLDVDTVMTGDKRLTRVRAQHAATALPFAGYEIHIGRTTGADCARPFAFVDDRPEGACSADGRVMGSYLHGMFTDDAFRAGFLKRFGVASSQAYDATVDATLDALADHLETHLDVEGLLAVAR; encoded by the coding sequence ATGACACGCGCGCTGATGCTTCAGGGCGCCGGGTCCAACGTGGGCAAGTCGGTGCTGGTGGCGGGGCTCTGCCGCGCGGCGCTGCGCCGGGGCCTGTCGGTCGCGCCGTTCAAGCCGCAGAACATGTCGAACAACGCCGCCGTCACCGTCGACGGCGGCGAGATCGGGCGCGCGCAGGCGCTGCAGGCGCGGGCCTGCGGGCTGGAGCCGCACACCGACATGAACCCGGTCCTCCTGAAGCCGGAAACCGACGTGGGATCGCAGGTCGTGGTGCAGGGCAAGCGGCTGGCCACGGTCCGGGCGCGCGAATACGCCGCGCTGAAGCCGCAGTTGCTGGGCCATGTCACCGAGAGCTTCAAACGTCTGAAGGCGCGCCATGACCTCGTGATCGTCGAGGGCGCGGGCAGCCCGGCCGAGGTCAACCTGCGCGCCGGGGACATCGCCAACATGGGCTTCGCGGAGGCGGCGGGCCTGCCCGTCGTGCTGATCGGCGACATCGACCGGGGCGGCGTGATCGCGCAGGTGGTGGGCACGCAGGCGGTGCTCTCGCCCGCGGACAACGCGCGGATCGTGGGCTTCCTGATCAACAAGTTCCGCGGCGACCCGTCGCTGTTCGACGACGGTTACGCGCTGATCGAGGCGCGCACCGGCTGGCGCGGCTTCGGCACCGCGCCGTGGTTTGCCCATGCCTGGAAACTGCCCGCCGAGGATGCGCTCGACATCCGGGCGCCGGAGCGGCGCACGGGGCTGCACATCGTCTGCCTGCGCCTGTCGCGCATCGCCAATTTCGACGACATGGACCCGCTGGCGCAGGAGCCGGGCGTGCGGCTGACCATGCTGGGCCACGGAGAGCCGATCCCCGGCGATGCCGACCTCGTGGTGCTGCCCGGCTCGAAGAGCACGCGGGGCGACCTGGCCTTCCTGCGCGACCAGGGCTGGGACATCGACCTCGCCGCCCATCACCGGCGCGGCGGGCATGTGCTGGGCATCTGCGGCGGCTTCCAGATGCTGGGGCGGAGCGTGGCCGACCCGGACGGGATCGAGGGCGCTGCGGGCGAGACGGCGGGGCTCGAGCTGCTCGACGTCGACACGGTGATGACCGGCGACAAGCGGCTGACCCGGGTGCGCGCGCAACACGCCGCGACCGCCCTGCCCTTCGCCGGGTACGAGATCCACATCGGGCGCACGACCGGCGCGGATTGCGCGCGGCCCTTCGCCTTTGTCGACGACCGGCCCGAGGGCGCCTGTTCCGCCGATGGCCGGGTGATGGGCAGCTACCTGCACGGCATGTTCACCGACGACGCCTTCCGCGCGGGGTTCCTGAAGCGGTTCGGGGTGGCCTCGTCGCAGGCATACGATGCCACGGTGGACGCGACGCTGGATGCCCTGGCGGATCACCTCGAAACGCATCTCGATGTGGAGGGGCTGCTGGCGGTGGCACGCTAG
- the cbiB gene encoding adenosylcobinamide-phosphate synthase CbiB has product MSFAATMLVALVLDAAIGWPDRLYQRIGHPVVWIGNLISLCERRWNAGPRHRRIALGALTVLLVTGLPMTLAALIALALPGGWAGIFLSGLLAWPFVAVRSLHDHVAAVARPLGGCDLDGARQAVAMIVGRDVTQLDTGGVARAGIESLAENASDGVIAPLFWGVLLGLPGIVGYKAINTMDSMIGHRNDRYEAFGKPAARLDDVVNWIPARITAALFALGTPRRLKEALKVVGRDAAAHRSPNAGWPEGAMAGTLGVRLSGPRVYATHRVEEPWLNAGAPDPAARDMRRALRAYMRGMALAGVLLLALAAL; this is encoded by the coding sequence ATGAGTTTCGCCGCGACGATGCTGGTGGCGCTGGTGCTCGACGCCGCGATTGGCTGGCCCGACCGGCTTTACCAGCGGATCGGCCACCCGGTCGTCTGGATCGGCAACCTGATCTCCCTCTGCGAACGGCGCTGGAACGCGGGCCCACGCCACAGGCGCATCGCCCTCGGCGCGCTGACCGTCCTCCTCGTCACCGGCCTTCCGATGACGCTCGCCGCACTCATCGCGCTGGCGCTGCCCGGCGGCTGGGCGGGCATCTTCCTCTCCGGCCTCCTCGCCTGGCCCTTCGTCGCCGTCCGCTCCCTGCACGACCACGTGGCGGCGGTCGCCCGTCCGCTGGGCGGCTGCGACCTCGACGGCGCCCGGCAGGCGGTGGCGATGATCGTCGGGCGCGACGTCACGCAGCTCGACACCGGGGGCGTCGCCCGCGCCGGGATCGAGAGCCTGGCCGAGAACGCCTCCGACGGGGTGATTGCGCCGCTCTTCTGGGGTGTCCTGCTGGGTCTGCCGGGCATCGTGGGGTACAAGGCGATCAACACGATGGATTCGATGATCGGCCATCGCAACGACCGCTACGAGGCGTTCGGCAAACCCGCCGCCCGGCTCGACGACGTGGTGAACTGGATCCCGGCGCGGATCACCGCCGCGCTCTTTGCGCTCGGCACGCCGCGCCGTCTGAAGGAGGCGCTGAAGGTGGTGGGCCGGGACGCCGCCGCCCACCGCTCGCCCAACGCGGGCTGGCCCGAGGGCGCGATGGCGGGCACGCTCGGCGTACGCCTGTCCGGCCCGCGCGTCTACGCCACCCACCGGGTGGAGGAGCCCTGGCTGAACGCCGGCGCCCCGGACCCTGCGGCGCGCGACATGCGCCGGGCGCTCCGGGCTTACATGCGGGGCATGGCGCTGGCCGGGGTGCTGCTCCTGGCACTCGCCGCGCTCTAG
- a CDS encoding YrhK family protein, whose amino-acid sequence MFRKRMQDATSRHEEVYGFYEKLYTTIDLCAGMAFLVGSVLFFWEDTQYPATWLFTVGSVLFVARPASRFAREYHLAQLPLPGDRDPE is encoded by the coding sequence ATGTTCAGGAAACGGATGCAGGACGCCACCTCCCGGCACGAGGAGGTCTATGGCTTCTACGAGAAGCTCTATACCACCATCGACCTTTGCGCGGGGATGGCCTTCCTCGTGGGGTCCGTGCTGTTCTTCTGGGAGGACACGCAGTACCCGGCGACCTGGCTTTTCACCGTGGGTTCCGTCCTTTTCGTCGCGCGGCCCGCGTCGCGGTTTGCGCGGGAGTACCACCTCGCACAGCTGCCGCTGCCCGGCGATCGTGATCCGGAATGA
- the cobT gene encoding nicotinate-nucleotide--dimethylbenzimidazole phosphoribosyltransferase codes for MTSLSDLTTLADVAALAATLPEADAAAREAADARQMSLTKPPRALGRLEDLAVFMAGWQKTDRPSITQAQALVFAGNHGICARGVNPFPQEVTAQMVANFRNGGAAINQLCRASGAELDVVELDLDTPTADFTAGPAMTEAEVLEAMKAGASAVPATTSVLVLGEMGIGNSTVAAALAAAAFGGDAADWVGRGTGSDAEGKALKAKVIEEGRTLHADARGLGLLMAYGGREQAAICGAVIEARARRIPVILDGYICTAAVAPLFAQDKRFLDHCIVGHQSAEPGHARLLAAMEKAPVLTLDMALGEGSGAALALGVLRAALECHNGMATFAEAQVSGG; via the coding sequence ATGACGTCACTCTCTGACCTGACCACGCTGGCCGATGTCGCGGCCCTGGCTGCCACCCTGCCGGAGGCCGATGCCGCCGCCCGCGAGGCCGCCGATGCCCGCCAGATGAGCCTGACAAAGCCGCCGCGCGCGCTGGGACGGCTTGAGGATCTGGCCGTCTTCATGGCCGGGTGGCAGAAGACCGACCGCCCGTCGATCACGCAGGCGCAGGCGCTGGTGTTCGCCGGGAACCACGGCATCTGCGCGCGCGGCGTGAACCCCTTCCCGCAGGAGGTGACGGCCCAGATGGTCGCGAACTTCCGCAACGGCGGCGCGGCGATCAACCAGCTCTGCCGTGCCTCGGGGGCCGAGCTGGACGTGGTCGAACTGGACCTCGACACGCCCACCGCCGATTTCACCGCCGGCCCCGCCATGACGGAGGCCGAGGTGCTGGAAGCGATGAAGGCCGGTGCAAGCGCCGTGCCTGCGACGACCTCCGTCCTGGTGCTGGGCGAGATGGGCATCGGCAACTCCACCGTCGCCGCCGCCCTTGCCGCCGCGGCCTTCGGGGGCGACGCCGCCGACTGGGTGGGCCGGGGCACCGGGTCCGACGCGGAGGGCAAGGCGCTGAAGGCAAAGGTCATCGAAGAGGGCCGCACCCTGCACGCCGATGCGCGGGGGCTGGGCCTGCTGATGGCCTACGGCGGGCGCGAACAGGCGGCGATCTGCGGCGCGGTGATCGAAGCCCGCGCCCGCCGCATCCCGGTGATCCTCGACGGCTACATCTGCACCGCTGCCGTGGCGCCGCTCTTTGCGCAGGACAAGCGGTTCCTCGACCATTGCATCGTCGGCCACCAGAGCGCCGAGCCGGGCCACGCCCGCCTGCTCGCCGCGATGGAGAAGGCGCCGGTCCTGACGCTGGACATGGCACTTGGCGAAGGCTCCGGCGCGGCGCTTGCGCTCGGGGTGCTGCGCGCGGCGCTGGAGTGCCACAACGGCATGGCCACCTTCGCCGAGGCGCAGGTCTCCGGCGGATGA
- the cobD gene encoding threonine-phosphate decarboxylase CobD, protein MARDHGGNLDAAIRRFGGVALDWIDLSTGINRVPYPVPHVPPQAWQALPTRTDMDLLRSVAARAYATRAEVVPLAGAQAAIQAVPFLAAPGTARVLTPTYNEHAACLRAFGWTVEEVATPDALRGADLAVVVTPNNPDGCVLDTEAVAALSEQVGLLVVDESFGDATPDACITPDLHRLRDNVVVLRSFGKFYGLAGLRLGFALATGPLAERLKAMAGPWPVSGPAIEIACTALADTGWQAETVARLDHDCAAMDALAMARGWPLVGGCPLFRTYAVPDAVAAQDRLAQAHVWSRVFPYSATWLRLGLPGSDEWPMVEAALR, encoded by the coding sequence ATGGCACGCGACCACGGAGGCAACCTCGACGCCGCGATCAGGCGCTTCGGCGGCGTGGCGCTCGACTGGATCGACCTGTCCACCGGCATCAACCGCGTGCCCTACCCGGTGCCGCATGTGCCGCCGCAGGCGTGGCAGGCGCTGCCGACCCGCACCGACATGGACCTCCTGCGCAGCGTCGCCGCCCGCGCCTATGCCACCCGGGCCGAGGTTGTGCCGCTGGCGGGCGCGCAGGCAGCGATCCAGGCCGTGCCCTTCCTCGCCGCTCCCGGCACCGCCCGCGTCCTGACGCCCACCTACAACGAACACGCCGCCTGCCTGCGGGCCTTCGGCTGGACGGTGGAGGAGGTCGCGACCCCCGACGCGCTCCGCGGCGCCGACCTGGCCGTCGTCGTCACGCCGAACAACCCCGACGGCTGCGTGCTCGACACCGAGGCGGTGGCCGCGCTGTCGGAACAGGTCGGGCTGCTGGTGGTCGACGAAAGCTTTGGCGATGCCACGCCCGACGCCTGCATCACCCCGGACCTGCACCGCCTGCGCGACAACGTGGTGGTCCTGCGCTCCTTCGGGAAGTTCTACGGGCTCGCAGGGCTGCGGCTGGGCTTCGCGCTCGCGACCGGCCCGCTGGCAGAGCGGCTGAAGGCCATGGCCGGACCGTGGCCCGTCTCCGGCCCCGCGATCGAGATCGCCTGCACCGCCCTCGCCGACACCGGCTGGCAGGCGGAGACGGTGGCCCGCCTCGACCACGACTGCGCCGCGATGGACGCGCTGGCCATGGCGCGGGGCTGGCCGCTGGTGGGGGGCTGTCCGCTTTTCCGGACCTACGCGGTGCCCGACGCCGTGGCCGCGCAGGACCGCTTGGCCCAGGCCCATGTCTGGAGCCGCGTCTTCCCCTACAGCGCCACATGGCTGCGGCTGGGCCTGCCGGGCAGCGACGAATGGCCCATGGTGGAGGCCGCGCTGCGCTGA
- a CDS encoding histidine phosphatase family protein: MGEERPELVLIRHAPVAEPGVLNGRRDVAAVLSADAVDALALGVGRVARVIVSPALRCRQTAAALWPGADPMQDARLWEQDFGDFEGRALSDLPDLGEMTPEALAAHRWPGGESFADVCARVTPGLQDAARLAEDLGAPVAVVAHAGVIRAVLALVTGHVPGALAFEIAPLSATRLGVWRGAPVSVRSVNRVFA; this comes from the coding sequence ATGGGCGAAGAGCGACCGGAACTGGTCCTTATCCGGCATGCGCCGGTGGCTGAGCCGGGCGTCCTGAACGGCCGCCGCGACGTGGCGGCCGTTCTGTCGGCCGATGCCGTCGATGCGCTGGCCCTTGGTGTGGGCCGGGTGGCGCGGGTCATCGTCAGCCCGGCGCTGCGCTGCCGGCAGACGGCCGCGGCGCTCTGGCCCGGGGCCGATCCCATGCAGGATGCCCGTCTCTGGGAACAGGATTTCGGCGACTTCGAGGGGCGCGCGCTGTCCGACCTGCCCGACCTAGGCGAGATGACGCCGGAGGCACTGGCCGCGCACCGCTGGCCGGGCGGCGAAAGCTTTGCCGATGTCTGCGCGCGGGTGACACCCGGCCTGCAGGACGCCGCGCGGCTGGCAGAGGACCTTGGCGCGCCGGTGGCGGTCGTGGCCCATGCGGGCGTGATCCGGGCGGTGCTGGCGCTGGTCACGGGGCATGTGCCGGGCGCGCTGGCCTTCGAGATCGCGCCGCTCTCGGCCACCCGGCTGGGCGTCTGGCGCGGGGCGCCCGTTTCGGTGCGCAGCGTGAACCGGGTCTTCGCATGA
- the cobS gene encoding adenosylcobinamide-GDP ribazoletransferase has translation MRTAHRLHEIRLAVMFLTRLPVGILPEPVPTLAEARWAFPLAGLPVGLAGGLVFALAGWIGLAPLLAAVLALAAMVMITGALHFDGLADVADGFGGGRDATHALEIMRDSRIGSYGAVALVLTVGAWAAALSGLSPARGLMALLALSVLSRLAMLVLLVELPSVRAKGLGQSASASGGRPYLPGALLALVLILPLGIGGLAALVAVAVTAALVAWRAQRRIGGQTGDVLGAAQLLCETAGLAALTLG, from the coding sequence ATGAGAACGGCGCACCGCCTCCACGAGATCCGGCTGGCGGTGATGTTCCTGACCCGCCTGCCGGTGGGTATTCTGCCCGAGCCCGTGCCGACGCTGGCGGAGGCGCGATGGGCCTTTCCGCTGGCGGGCCTGCCGGTGGGTCTGGCCGGGGGGCTGGTCTTTGCGCTGGCGGGCTGGATCGGGCTGGCGCCGCTTCTGGCCGCCGTGCTGGCACTGGCGGCCATGGTGATGATCACCGGCGCGCTGCATTTCGACGGGCTGGCGGACGTGGCCGACGGTTTCGGCGGCGGGCGCGACGCGACCCACGCGCTGGAGATCATGCGCGACAGCCGGATCGGCAGCTACGGCGCGGTGGCGCTGGTGCTGACGGTGGGCGCCTGGGCAGCGGCGCTGTCCGGGCTTTCGCCGGCGCGCGGGCTGATGGCGCTGCTGGCGCTGTCCGTGCTGAGCCGCCTTGCGATGCTGGTCCTGCTGGTGGAACTGCCCTCGGTCCGCGCCAAGGGGCTTGGCCAGTCGGCCAGTGCCTCGGGCGGGCGCCCCTACCTGCCGGGCGCGCTGCTGGCGCTTGTGCTGATCCTGCCGCTGGGGATCGGCGGGCTGGCCGCGCTTGTCGCCGTGGCGGTGACCGCGGCGCTGGTGGCGTGGCGGGCGCAGCGGCGGATCGGCGGCCAGACCGGCGACGTGCTGGGCGCGGCACAGCTTCTGTGCGAGACCGCCGGGCTGGCCGCCCTGACGCTCGGATGA
- a CDS encoding propanediol utilization protein, producing the protein MTGVAGHFGEWLQGRLGVDGPVVLVTLHCPALRVTAGPGPALFPGDAVARFCAALGTDTAHWPDLACDMPPGGGAGASTAWLVAGARAVAPQATEEEVARACLAVEGACDPLMFPDPDRLLWASREGRIADRLPAPPHCEVVGGFWGAPTRTDPADHAFPEVGDLVTDWKQAVTAGDLARAARVASASAARCDALRGPGDPMTGLARDLKALGVVRAHTGSARGLIFAPGTVPAKAEAALRESGLTQVLRFATGQRP; encoded by the coding sequence ATGACGGGTGTCGCAGGGCATTTCGGCGAATGGCTGCAGGGGCGGCTGGGCGTGGACGGGCCGGTGGTGCTGGTGACGCTCCATTGCCCCGCGCTGCGCGTGACAGCCGGCCCGGGACCCGCGCTGTTCCCCGGGGACGCGGTGGCACGGTTCTGCGCGGCACTTGGCACGGACACGGCCCACTGGCCCGATCTGGCCTGCGACATGCCGCCGGGCGGCGGGGCAGGGGCCTCCACCGCCTGGCTGGTGGCGGGCGCACGGGCCGTCGCGCCGCAGGCCACGGAAGAAGAGGTCGCGCGCGCCTGCCTCGCCGTCGAAGGCGCCTGCGACCCGCTGATGTTCCCCGACCCTGACCGGCTGCTCTGGGCCTCGCGCGAGGGGCGCATCGCCGACCGCCTGCCCGCACCGCCCCATTGCGAGGTTGTCGGCGGCTTCTGGGGGGCACCGACGCGCACCGACCCGGCGGACCACGCCTTTCCGGAGGTCGGCGACCTCGTGACCGACTGGAAGCAGGCGGTGACGGCGGGCGACCTCGCACGGGCCGCGCGCGTCGCCAGCGCCTCCGCCGCCCGCTGCGACGCGCTGCGCGGGCCGGGCGACCCGATGACCGGGCTTGCACGCGACCTGAAGGCGCTCGGCGTGGTGCGGGCGCACACCGGCTCTGCCCGCGGGCTGATCTTCGCCCCCGGCACCGTGCCAGCCAAAGCAGAAGCCGCGCTGCGCGAGTCCGGCCTGACGCAGGTGCTACGCTTCGCAACCGGACAACGCCCATGA
- a CDS encoding amidohydrolase family protein, whose protein sequence is MNIDDLIAIDFHTHAEEPCCGPRDDGYDEFQAGMARYFRNPAGAEGMLPSVQQTAEYFRERKIGAVIFPVDAERETGFRRYSNEEVAQIAAENSDILIPFASIDPHKGKAGAREARRLVKEFGIKGFKFHPTMQGFFPNDREAAYTIYEAIAEEGGIMLFHTGQTGVGSGMKGGMGMRLKYSNPVHIDDVAVDFPDTPIVLAHPSFPWTEEGLMVAQHKPNVYIDMSGWSPKYFPEIFVKYANSILKKKMLFGSDWPAITPDRWLADFETIGIKDEVKPLILKENARRILKI, encoded by the coding sequence ATGAACATCGACGATCTGATCGCCATCGACTTTCACACCCACGCGGAGGAGCCGTGCTGCGGCCCGCGCGACGACGGCTACGACGAGTTCCAGGCCGGGATGGCCCGGTACTTCCGGAACCCGGCGGGAGCCGAGGGGATGCTGCCCTCCGTCCAGCAGACGGCGGAATACTTCCGCGAGCGCAAGATCGGCGCGGTGATCTTCCCGGTCGACGCGGAGCGGGAGACGGGCTTCCGCCGCTATTCCAACGAGGAGGTGGCGCAGATCGCCGCCGAGAACTCCGACATCCTGATCCCCTTCGCCTCCATCGATCCGCACAAGGGCAAGGCGGGCGCGCGGGAGGCGCGTCGGCTGGTGAAGGAGTTCGGGATCAAGGGCTTCAAGTTTCACCCGACGATGCAGGGCTTCTTTCCGAACGACCGGGAGGCGGCCTACACGATCTACGAGGCGATTGCCGAGGAAGGCGGGATCATGCTGTTCCACACCGGTCAGACGGGCGTGGGATCGGGCATGAAGGGTGGCATGGGGATGCGGCTGAAGTACTCGAACCCGGTGCATATCGACGACGTGGCGGTGGACTTCCCCGACACGCCCATCGTGCTGGCGCACCCGTCCTTTCCGTGGACCGAAGAGGGGCTGATGGTCGCCCAGCACAAGCCCAACGTCTACATCGACATGTCGGGCTGGTCGCCGAAGTACTTCCCCGAGATCTTCGTGAAATACGCCAACTCGATCCTGAAGAAGAAGATGTTGTTCGGGTCGGACTGGCCCGCGATCACGCCGGACCGCTGGCTGGCGGATTTCGAGACCATCGGCATCAAGGACGAGGTCAAGCCGCTGATCCTGAAGGAAAACGCCCGGCGGATCCTGAAGATCTGA
- a CDS encoding DUF3237 domain-containing protein, giving the protein MPFFQPPELRHAFDLTVELDPIREMGRGRAGRRRIIPIVGGTCEGPRIKGRVLNLGADWQTIWDSGVSELDTRYGIETHDGATIEIINYGRRFGPEDVMARVAAGEEVDPAEYYMRTHCRLETGDPRYEWVNAPLFLGTGGRRAASVVISFYEIA; this is encoded by the coding sequence ATGCCATTCTTCCAGCCGCCGGAGCTGCGCCACGCCTTCGACCTGACGGTCGAGCTCGACCCGATCCGGGAAATGGGCCGCGGCCGCGCCGGGCGCCGCCGGATCATCCCGATCGTCGGCGGCACCTGCGAGGGCCCGCGCATCAAGGGCCGTGTCCTGAACCTCGGAGCCGACTGGCAGACGATCTGGGACAGCGGGGTCTCCGAACTCGACACCCGCTACGGGATCGAGACGCATGACGGCGCGACCATCGAGATCATCAATTACGGCCGCCGCTTCGGGCCGGAGGACGTGATGGCGCGTGTCGCCGCGGGCGAGGAGGTCGATCCGGCGGAGTACTACATGCGCACCCATTGCCGCCTCGAAACCGGCGATCCGCGGTACGAATGGGTGAACGCGCCGCTGTTCCTCGGCACGGGCGGGCGAAGGGCGGCCTCCGTGGTGATCTCCTTCTACGAGATCGCCTGA
- the cobU gene encoding bifunctional adenosylcobinamide kinase/adenosylcobinamide-phosphate guanylyltransferase — MKKSILITGGARSGKSALAERLALSRTGRAVYIATAEARDDEMRDRIAQHRARRGAGWTDHEAPLDLVGTLDATDGDAPRLVDCLTLWLTNLMLSGADWRAAGMALAEALPRQAAPVVLVTNEVGSGIVPDNRLAREFRDAAGWLNQTIATACDEVYLSVAGCPLKVKPDDVTL, encoded by the coding sequence ATGAAAAAGTCGATACTGATCACGGGCGGTGCCCGATCCGGCAAATCGGCCCTCGCCGAACGGCTGGCGCTGTCGCGCACCGGCCGTGCGGTCTATATCGCCACAGCCGAGGCCCGCGACGACGAGATGCGCGACCGGATCGCGCAGCACCGCGCCCGCCGCGGCGCAGGGTGGACCGACCACGAGGCGCCCCTCGATCTGGTCGGCACGCTCGACGCCACCGACGGCGATGCGCCGCGGCTTGTCGATTGCCTGACGCTGTGGCTGACAAACCTGATGCTGTCTGGCGCGGACTGGCGCGCGGCGGGCATGGCGCTGGCCGAGGCGCTGCCCCGGCAGGCCGCCCCCGTGGTGCTGGTGACCAACGAAGTCGGCTCCGGCATCGTGCCCGACAACCGGCTTGCGCGGGAATTCCGCGACGCCGCGGGCTGGCTCAACCAAACCATCGCAACCGCCTGTGACGAGGTCTATCTCTCGGTCGCGGGCTGCCCCCTGAAGGTGAAACCCGATGACGTCACTCTCTGA